The uncultured Flavobacterium sp. genome has a window encoding:
- a CDS encoding glutamate-5-semialdehyde dehydrogenase, producing the protein MNPLSIEKRDAVLRTMTKLVEQERNQIILTNQEDLLAYNGSDLAMEERLKVDDKKVDEMILSLNQLASQEDPVGVERFHFVHDNGIKVVNKTAAFGTILIIYESRPDVTIEAGGIAFKSGNKILLKGGKESLRSNLKIVSLWHQALEENGVSKDWVEYLNYNRAETQAFLEKPTQKVDLIVPRGGEKLIEFVKAHATCPVIVSGRGNNFVYVHEKANTDLALKVILNAKTSKISACNAVDKVLIDSKLPNFEGFVAILIEELKEFNVEVIVDESLKSFEDTETLQNEDIWYEEFLDYKIVIGTVDSEQHAIEKINKYCGGHSAVIITRDDKAAQEFMDAVDAAAVYQNASTRFTDGGQFGLGGELAISTDKLHQRGPIGLQHLVTNKWYVYGEGQIR; encoded by the coding sequence ATGAATCCATTATCAATTGAAAAACGCGATGCAGTTTTGCGGACTATGACAAAGCTGGTCGAGCAGGAGCGGAATCAAATTATTCTAACGAATCAAGAAGATTTACTTGCTTATAACGGTTCAGATTTAGCGATGGAAGAACGCTTAAAAGTTGATGATAAAAAAGTCGACGAGATGATTTTATCCTTAAACCAATTGGCTTCTCAAGAAGATCCGGTTGGAGTAGAGCGTTTTCATTTTGTTCATGATAATGGAATTAAAGTAGTCAATAAAACTGCAGCTTTTGGTACGATATTAATTATATATGAATCTCGTCCGGATGTTACGATTGAAGCTGGTGGAATCGCCTTTAAATCCGGAAATAAGATTTTATTAAAAGGAGGAAAAGAGTCTTTACGATCAAATTTGAAAATTGTGAGTTTATGGCATCAGGCTTTAGAAGAAAATGGAGTTTCTAAAGATTGGGTTGAGTATTTGAATTACAATCGTGCAGAAACGCAGGCTTTTTTAGAAAAACCAACCCAAAAAGTAGATTTAATTGTTCCAAGAGGTGGAGAAAAATTAATAGAATTTGTAAAAGCTCATGCAACTTGCCCTGTAATTGTAAGCGGACGCGGAAACAATTTTGTTTACGTTCATGAAAAAGCAAATACAGATTTAGCTTTAAAAGTAATCTTGAATGCCAAAACTTCTAAAATCTCAGCATGTAATGCAGTTGACAAAGTTCTGATAGATTCTAAATTGCCGAATTTTGAAGGCTTTGTAGCTATTTTAATAGAAGAATTAAAAGAGTTTAATGTTGAAGTGATTGTTGATGAATCTCTAAAAAGCTTTGAAGACACAGAAACACTTCAAAACGAAGATATCTGGTACGAAGAGTTTCTTGATTACAAAATCGTAATCGGAACAGTTGATTCTGAACAACATGCGATTGAAAAAATCAATAAATATTGTGGAGGACATTCGGCTGTTATAATTACCAGAGACGATAAAGCTGCACAAGAATTCATGGATGCCGTTGATGCCGCCGCAGTTTATCAAAATGCTTCAACACGCTTTACTGATGGAGGACAATTTGGTTTAGGCGGAGAATTAGCTATAAGCACAGATAAATTGCATCAAAGAGGACCAATTGGTTTACAACATCTTGTTACCAATAAATGGTACGTGTACGGAGAAGGGCAAATTCGTTAG